CCTTCGAGGAGAAACTCGTGGTCGGCCTCGAGGGCTTCCAGGACCGCCTCGAGCGAGCCCGGCACCTGCGGCACCGCCGCGTGCTCGTCGGGTGGCAGCTCGTAGAGGTCCTTGTCGATCGGCTCCGGGGGCTCGATCTTGTTGCGGATCCCGTCCAGGCCGGCCATGAGCATCGCGGCAAATGCCAGGTAGGGGTTGCAGGACGGGTCCGGCACCCGGAACTCGATCCGCTTCGCCTTCGGGTTCGAGCCGGTGATCGGGATCCGACAGCAGGCCGACCGGTTGCGCTGTGAGTAGACGAGGTTGACCGGTGCCTCGTAGCCGGGCACGAGGCGCCGGTAGGAGTTCGTGGTGGGGTTCGTCCACGCCAGCAGGGCGGGGGCGTGCCTGAGCAGCCCGCCGATGTAGTAGCGGGCGATGTCGGACAGCCCGGCGTAGCCGATCTCGTCGTAGAAGAGAGGGTTCCCGTCCTTCCACAGCGACTGGTGGCAGTGCATGCCGGAGCCGTTGTCCTGGAAGATCGGCTTGGGCATGAACGTCGCCGTCCGACCCTCCGCCCGGGCCACGTTCTTGACCACGTACTTGAAGACCATGAGGTTGTCCGCGGTCTTCAGCAGGGTGTCGAACCTGAAGTCGATCTCAGCCTGGCCGGCGGTCCCCACCTCGTGGTGCTGCATCTCCACGTCGATGCCGCAGGCGATCAGCTGGCGAACCATTTCCGAGCGAAGGTCGGTGAAATGGTCGGTCGGCGGCACCGGGAAGTAGCCGCCCTTGTAGCGCGGCTTGTAGCCCTTGTTGCCGCCCGGCTCCTCCCGCCCGGTATTCCACGCCGCCTCGACCGAGTCGATGTAGTGGTACGAGGAGTGCGGCGTCGTGTCGTAGCGGATTTCGTCGAAGATGTAGAACTCCGCCTCGGGCCCGAAATAGGACGTGTCGGCGATGCCGCTGCCGAGCAGGTATGCCTCGGCCTTACGGGCGATGTTTCGCGGGTCCCGGGTGTAGGCCTCGCCGGTCAGCGGGTCGTGGATGAAGAAGTTGAGAACGAGCGTCGAGTGGGTCCGGAACGGGTCCATGAAGGCGGTCGACGGGTCCGGCAGCAGCAGCATGTCGGACTCGTGGATCTGCTGGAAGCCCCGGATCGACGAGCCGTCGAACATCAGTCCGTCGGTGAACACCGACTCGCCGAAGTTCTCGGTCGGGAAGGTGAAGTGCTGCATGACCCCCGGCAGGTCGCAGAATCGAACGTCGATGAACTGCACGTCGTTCTTCTTGATGTAGCCGAGAACCTCACCGGCGTCGTTGAACATGCAACCCCTCCCGGGCCCGAAATTAAGCCCCACGACCGTACTGGTCGCGGCCTCGGCCTGAAGGGGTCAACGTATCCAGTGGCGGTTTCCCGGCGGTGACCCGGGTGTTTCCGGCGCGTTACGCCCCGGCCGGCCGGGTAGCGTGCCACGGTGACCAGCCCGCCTCGAGGGGATCCGACTGCGCCGATCCCCGGTGCGACAGCCGGGATCGGCCGGCGGCTCGGGGCCTTCGCCCTGGACGCGGTGGCCAGCGACCTGATCGCACTGTTGTTCGGCCAGGTGGCGTGGTGGAACGCGCTGGTCCTGTTCGTCGAGTACGTAGTGCTGCTCGGCGTCGGGGGCCAGACCCTCGGGATGTTCGCCAGCCGGATCCGGGTCGTCCCGGTTGCCGGCGGGCGGCTCGACCTCCGCTGGGTGCTCGTGCGCACCGTGCTGCTGTTCCTGCTGGTCCCCGCGGTGATCATCGACAAGAGCGGACGCGGCCTGCACGACCGGGCCAGCGGAACCGCGGTCGTGCGGGTCTGACCAGGACCGTCAGAGGACCGTCAGAGGACCGTCAGGACCGTCAGCGCAGGCGGCCCCGTGGCATCCGACCGGGCCGCGGTAGCGGCCCCTTCGGCATCGGCGGCCCCGCGGCCCCGAGCGCGCGCAGCCGGGCCTCCAGCGCGTCGACCTGCTTTGGTCGCAGGTTGCGGGGCAGCTTGGCGACGTGCGCCTGCAGTTTGCGCAGGGTGATCTGACCGTCGGCGTCCCCCACGCTCACGTCGTAGATCGGGGTCTCCGGGGCAACCCGGCTGATCCGTTTCTTCTCCTGCCCGAGCAGCTCCCGAACCCGGGCCGGAGCGCCCTCCCCGACGAGCAGGACGCCGGGGCGCCCGATCGCGCGGTGCACGAACTCGTAGTTGCGGGTGACCGCGACCGCCGGGGTGACCCGCCAGTCGCCGCGCATCGACTGCAGGATGGCCGCCGCCGCGCCGGGCTGGCCCTCCACCTGCGCGTACACCGCCGCGTTCGCCCGTCGCCCGAAGATGGTGGTGCCGAGGACGACTGCGGTCAGCACCCCGAGGATCGCCAGGTAGACCAGGTGGCCGATGAGCACGCCGACCCCGACGAAGACCGCCAGCACGCCGAGCCCGGGGCCGAGCAGGAGCAGCGGCAGCCTCCGATCCCGGGCGTAGGCCAGCTTGTACACGGCCCGGATCTGCGCAAGCCGCTTGGGCTTGTCCGCGTCGGGGGCCGCGGGGGAGCCGGCCGGGGGGGTGCGCGCCATAGGGCGCCAGGATACGGAAGCTCGGCTAGCCCCCGGCTAGCCCCCGACTAGTGCCGCCACATCCGGCAGCGCCGCCGCCTCGATCGCCTGGTGCGCCATCGACCACAACATCGCCCTCTCCCCGTCGGCCACCTGGGCCTGCCAGGCGTTCCGGCGGGCAACCAGCTGTCCGCCGTGGGGGAACAGGAGCAGCGTGGTTTCCCGCGTGATCCGGATGGTTTCGCCGAGCAGGGCTAGCGGCAGTGCTCGCAGGACGGGCATCGGGTGCCTCCTCTCCTCACGCTCACGGTGCCAGTCCAAAGTTGCGGGTTTGTGTCGGTTTCGAAAACGTTAGTCGACGGCGGACGCGGCCGTGCGAGACGCCGACGCGTAGAGCCGGCCGGCGCGGTAGGACGAGCGCACCAGGGGTCCGCTCATCACGCCGGCGAACCCGAGATCCGTCGCGGTTCGCGCGATCGAGTCGAACTCCTCCGGGGTCACCCACCGGGCGACCGGGTGGTGGCGCGGGCTCGGGCGCAGGTACTGGGTGATCGTGACCAGGTCGCACGAGACGCCGCGCAGGTCGGCCAGCGCCGCGTCGATCTCCGCCCGGGTCTCGCCGAGACCGAGGATGAGGTTCGACTTGGTCACCAGCCCGGCGTCGTGGGCGGCCCGCAGAACCGTCAACGAACGTTCGTAGCGGAAACCGGGACGGATCTCGCGGAACAGCCGGGGCACGGTTTCGAGATTGTGCGCCAGCACCTCCGGTGCGGACCCGAATACCTCGGCCAGTTGCCCCTCGCGCCCGGAGAAGTCCGGGATGAGCAGCTCGACCCCGCATCCCGGAACCGCGGCGTGGATCTCGCGCACCGTCTGCGCGTACAGCCACGCGCCGCCGTCCGGAAGATCGTCGCGGGCCACCCCGGTCACTGTCGCGTATCGCAGACCCATGCTGGCCACGCTTGCGGCGACCCGGCGCGGCTCGTCGCGGTCGAGCGGCAGCGGCCGTCCGGTGTCGATCTGGCAGAAGTCGCAGCGCCGGGTGCAGGCGTCGCCGCCGATCAGGAAGGTGGCTTCGCGGTCCTCCCAGCACTCGAAGATGTTCGGGCATCCGGCCTCCTGGCAGACCGTGTGCAGCCCCTCCCGGCGGACCAGCTCGGTCAGCGCGGTGTACTCCGGTCCGAAGGCCGCCCGGGTCTTGATCCACGGCGGTTTGCGTTCGATCGGCGTCGCGCTGTTGCGGACCTCCACCCGGAGCAGCCGGCGCCCCCCGGCGTCAGACATGCGCCGGCTCGAGTCGGATCTCCGCAGCCATGGCTTGCGCCACTTTTTCTTCAACGACACCCCGCGCCTCACCCACCCCGACGGTCTGGCCGAGTTCCCGGGTGAGGCTGGTCACCCCGGCATCGGTGATGCCGCACGGCACGATCCGATCGAACCCGGAGAGGTCCGCGTCGCAGTTGAGCGCGAAGCCGTGCAGGCTCACCCCGCGGGCCACCCGGACGCCGATCGCGGCGATCTTGCGGTCCGGTCCGTCGTCGCGCACCCATACCCCGCTGCGACCCTCGACCCGCCCGGTGGCCAGGCCGAAATGGGCGCAGCTGTCGATCAGGGCCCGCTCGAGCCGCCGTACGTGGGCGACGACGTCGAAGGCCGGCAGCTTGCAGATCGGGTAACCGACGAGCTGACCGGGACCGTGCCAGGTGATCCGCCCGCCCCGGTCGACGTCGATCACCGGGGTCCCGTCGGCCGGGCGCTCCCAGGCCTCGGTGCGTCGCCCGGCGGTGTACACCGGCGGGTGCTCGAGGAGCAGCAGGGTGTCCGGGATCTCGCCGGCCACACGCTGCTCGTGCAGCCGCCGCTGCCAGGCCCACGCCGCCTCGTACCCGACGACCCCGGCGTGCACGCAGACGAGTTCGGCCATGCCACCAGCGTACGGCGGTTGTGGACGGCCGGCGGAATACCGCCAACCGCGTGCTTTCATCCGGGGCGTGCCCGCCATCTGGTCGCTGCCCGGATACACCGTGCTCGCCCCGGAACGCCGCTCTGCGGCTTGGCGCGGCCGGGACGCCCGGACCGGCGCC
The sequence above is drawn from the Mycobacteriales bacterium genome and encodes:
- the lipB gene encoding lipoyl(octanoyl) transferase LipB produces the protein MAELVCVHAGVVGYEAAWAWQRRLHEQRVAGEIPDTLLLLEHPPVYTAGRRTEAWERPADGTPVIDVDRGGRITWHGPGQLVGYPICKLPAFDVVAHVRRLERALIDSCAHFGLATGRVEGRSGVWVRDDGPDRKIAAIGVRVARGVSLHGFALNCDADLSGFDRIVPCGITDAGVTSLTRELGQTVGVGEARGVVEEKVAQAMAAEIRLEPAHV
- a CDS encoding RDD family protein, which codes for MTSPPRGDPTAPIPGATAGIGRRLGAFALDAVASDLIALLFGQVAWWNALVLFVEYVVLLGVGGQTLGMFASRIRVVPVAGGRLDLRWVLVRTVLLFLLVPAVIIDKSGRGLHDRASGTAVVRV
- a CDS encoding DUF4191 domain-containing protein: MARTPPAGSPAAPDADKPKRLAQIRAVYKLAYARDRRLPLLLLGPGLGVLAVFVGVGVLIGHLVYLAILGVLTAVVLGTTIFGRRANAAVYAQVEGQPGAAAAILQSMRGDWRVTPAVAVTRNYEFVHRAIGRPGVLLVGEGAPARVRELLGQEKKRISRVAPETPIYDVSVGDADGQITLRKLQAHVAKLPRNLRPKQVDALEARLRALGAAGPPMPKGPLPRPGRMPRGRLR
- the lipA gene encoding lipoyl synthase, with protein sequence MSDAGGRRLLRVEVRNSATPIERKPPWIKTRAAFGPEYTALTELVRREGLHTVCQEAGCPNIFECWEDREATFLIGGDACTRRCDFCQIDTGRPLPLDRDEPRRVAASVASMGLRYATVTGVARDDLPDGGAWLYAQTVREIHAAVPGCGVELLIPDFSGREGQLAEVFGSAPEVLAHNLETVPRLFREIRPGFRYERSLTVLRAAHDAGLVTKSNLILGLGETRAEIDAALADLRGVSCDLVTITQYLRPSPRHHPVARWVTPEEFDSIARTATDLGFAGVMSGPLVRSSYRAGRLYASASRTAASAVD
- the glnA gene encoding type I glutamate--ammonia ligase, which codes for MFNDAGEVLGYIKKNDVQFIDVRFCDLPGVMQHFTFPTENFGESVFTDGLMFDGSSIRGFQQIHESDMLLLPDPSTAFMDPFRTHSTLVLNFFIHDPLTGEAYTRDPRNIARKAEAYLLGSGIADTSYFGPEAEFYIFDEIRYDTTPHSSYHYIDSVEAAWNTGREEPGGNKGYKPRYKGGYFPVPPTDHFTDLRSEMVRQLIACGIDVEMQHHEVGTAGQAEIDFRFDTLLKTADNLMVFKYVVKNVARAEGRTATFMPKPIFQDNGSGMHCHQSLWKDGNPLFYDEIGYAGLSDIARYYIGGLLRHAPALLAWTNPTTNSYRRLVPGYEAPVNLVYSQRNRSACCRIPITGSNPKAKRIEFRVPDPSCNPYLAFAAMLMAGLDGIRNKIEPPEPIDKDLYELPPDEHAAVPQVPGSLEAVLEALEADHEFLLEGGVFTQDAIDTWIEYKRANEVDPVRLRPHPYEFALYYDI